One Psychrobacillus glaciei genomic region harbors:
- a CDS encoding Arm DNA-binding domain-containing protein, translating to MAHIRKRGKTYSYAIDIGQDPLTGKRKQTTKGGFIRKKDAEAAARKVELLLDENRYIELSKETFSDYIKEWFENHYQNRIKQTSASNSRYIIEKHLLLENSFAHKEIAKITTGDIDVFYNLKLKENYSTSYIRKMHQLLNQAFSQAVKWKKIAFNPITDADPPAVRYKEMAI from the coding sequence TTGGCGCACATCAGAAAAAGAGGCAAAACATACTCGTATGCAATTGATATTGGACAAGACCCGCTGACAGGGAAGCGTAAACAAACAACAAAAGGTGGATTTATTCGGAAAAAGGATGCTGAGGCTGCTGCACGGAAGGTTGAATTACTATTAGATGAAAATCGTTATATAGAGCTAAGCAAAGAAACTTTCTCCGATTACATTAAAGAGTGGTTTGAAAACCATTATCAAAATCGTATTAAACAAACGTCAGCGTCAAATAGTAGGTATATTATAGAGAAACATCTTCTACTTGAAAATTCCTTTGCTCATAAAGAAATCGCTAAAATTACGACAGGGGATATTGATGTTTTTTATAATCTAAAATTAAAAGAAAACTATAGTACCAGCTATATTCGGAAGATGCATCAACTTTTAAACCAAGCATTTAGTCAAGCAGTTAAATGGAAGAAAATTGCGTTTAATCCTATTACAGATGCAGACCCTCCAGCAGTGAGGTATAAGGAAATGGCTATTTGA
- a CDS encoding DNA cytosine methyltransferase translates to MLGLLDKLPFKTIYVNEIDDNIAAVFSQNFNINPDVRGVREVTNEELPEHDVLIGGFSCVSFLIVSQNPKRKGIKK, encoded by the coding sequence TTGTTAGGATTATTAGATAAACTACCATTCAAAACAATTTATGTAAACGAGATAGACGATAATATTGCAGCAGTTTTCTCACAGAATTTCAATATTAATCCTGATGTTAGGGGTGTAAGAGAAGTAACTAATGAGGAGCTACCTGAACACGATGTATTAATAGGTGGATTTTCCTGTGTTTCATTTTTAATTGTCTCTCAAAATCCGAAAAGAAAAGGGATAAAAAAATGA
- a CDS encoding site-specific integrase → MQEIQDFLNSCKGEQHYLTFLLAIYTGMRRGEILGLQWSDIDLQNKIIHVKRSLAYVPKNGYFFTTLKTKKSKRQIPFPNFVLNELVNHKKRVEDWKDLVGNLFEDNNLVISTITGTFQDPRNVVRVMKRIVMRSKVTNIRFHDIRHTHASLLISLGFDIITVSGLMGHSNPKITLEFYAHLLPGAKNEIAEIFHDTIQNNDIEKDIE, encoded by the coding sequence ATACAAGAGATACAAGATTTTCTTAATAGCTGTAAAGGTGAGCAACATTACTTAACCTTCTTACTTGCTATTTACACAGGAATGCGTAGAGGGGAGATTTTAGGGTTACAGTGGAGTGATATAGATTTACAGAATAAAATAATTCATGTTAAAAGATCTTTAGCTTATGTACCTAAAAATGGTTATTTTTTTACAACATTGAAAACAAAAAAATCTAAGCGACAAATCCCTTTCCCTAATTTTGTGCTGAATGAATTAGTAAATCATAAAAAAAGGGTAGAGGATTGGAAGGATTTAGTGGGCAATTTATTTGAGGATAACAACTTAGTTATTAGTACGATTACAGGTACTTTTCAAGATCCACGTAATGTTGTTAGAGTAATGAAGCGTATCGTAATGAGATCTAAAGTAACAAATATTAGGTTCCATGATATTCGACATACCCATGCATCACTCCTTATTTCATTAGGCTTTGACATCATTACAGTTTCTGGTCTAATGGGTCACTCTAATCCAAAAATAACATTAGAGTTTTATGCGCATTTATTACCTGGTGCTAAAAATGAAATTGCAGAAATTTTTCACGATACCATTCAAAACAATGACATTGAGAAAGATATAGAATAA
- a CDS encoding nucleotidyltransferase family protein, producing MTKLNYEKRLSDLKNRRQEYIFYKSTTDFERFEPITESYELYTVAESFKYALGAMQAVDKTYTDNTFKTGDRIKNQLQRLENEGHSLSFRYQGSVTNNTHIRSHSDIDLLAITDKFYTLEPPQKPSNPYQGNPTDELYKLRLDSICLLENAFPAVNVDTSGAKSISLEGGSLSRKVDVVPSNWYDTTEYTSRQDETYRGIMVLDSQKMVRITNTPFFHNYLLKTKDDASLQNFKKIVRLLKTLKADAEKEINLSSYDLAAIPFHMESSTYVQSNTPLTLIEKALFFLMDLCNNDDKRNSLYVPDHSRKIFEKAKLVDLQRITLELEDLYSDILKEQKTSIFN from the coding sequence ATGACAAAATTAAACTATGAAAAAAGACTTAGTGATTTAAAGAATCGAAGACAAGAATATATTTTTTATAAAAGTACAACGGATTTTGAAAGATTCGAACCTATTACTGAATCATATGAGTTATATACTGTAGCTGAAAGTTTCAAATATGCATTAGGGGCAATGCAAGCAGTTGATAAAACTTACACAGATAATACATTCAAAACAGGTGATCGTATTAAAAATCAGCTTCAGAGATTAGAGAACGAAGGTCATAGTTTATCATTTAGGTATCAAGGATCTGTAACAAATAATACTCATATTCGTTCCCACAGTGATATCGATTTATTAGCCATAACAGACAAGTTTTATACACTTGAGCCACCACAAAAACCATCTAATCCTTACCAAGGAAATCCAACCGATGAATTATATAAATTGAGATTAGATTCTATTTGTTTACTAGAAAATGCTTTCCCTGCTGTAAATGTAGATACTTCAGGAGCCAAGTCTATTTCATTAGAAGGGGGCTCTTTAAGTAGAAAGGTCGATGTTGTACCTAGTAATTGGTATGATACAACTGAATACACTTCGCGGCAAGATGAGACTTACAGAGGAATTATGGTTCTTGATAGTCAAAAGATGGTTCGAATTACAAATACGCCTTTTTTCCATAATTACTTACTAAAAACAAAAGATGATGCCTCATTGCAAAACTTTAAAAAAATAGTGCGCTTATTGAAAACTTTAAAAGCTGATGCAGAAAAAGAAATTAATTTAAGCAGTTATGATTTAGCAGCTATTCCTTTCCATATGGAATCATCAACCTATGTACAGTCCAATACGCCTTTGACATTAATTGAAAAAGCATTATTTTTCTTGATGGATCTTTGTAATAATGACGATAAAAGAAACAGCCTGTATGTTCCTGATCATTCCAGAAAAATTTTCGAAAAAGCAAAACTAGTAGATTTACAAAGAATAACTTTAGAATTAGAAGATTTATATTCCGATATTTTAAAGGAGCAAAAAACTTCTATATTTAATTAA
- the dnaN gene encoding DNA polymerase III subunit beta — MKFEIMRHRLLDGLNDVMKAVSSKTTIPILTGIKLEVTEEGLRLTGGNSDITIQTFIRAEENGEQVIRVIEEGSIVVQARMFYEIVRKLPTSYVEIEVNAHFHTHIRSGKSEFHIIGQDSSEYPLLPEIQDNRQFAIPADLLKSLVHETVFAISTSESRPILTGVHWSLKNGELVCVATDSHRLARRKMTLEQLPIGEFSSVIPGKSLSELSKIIGDSTQSVHVIMTNQQVLFKTSNVLFYSRLLEGNYPDTSRLIPTEYKTTVTMDGKALYQAIDRASLVAREERNNIVQFTSLGDNVVEISSSSAEVGTVEEEISTTLIEGEELKISFSAKYMMDALKAVGGHDVKVQFTGVMRPFTLKSVHDDSVLQLIVPVRTY, encoded by the coding sequence ATGAAATTTGAGATTATGCGCCACCGTTTATTAGATGGATTGAACGATGTCATGAAAGCAGTCAGTTCGAAAACAACAATACCTATTTTGACTGGGATTAAATTAGAGGTTACAGAAGAAGGATTACGCTTAACAGGCGGTAATTCTGATATCACCATTCAAACATTTATTCGTGCCGAAGAAAATGGTGAACAAGTCATTCGGGTTATTGAAGAAGGGAGCATTGTTGTTCAAGCACGCATGTTCTATGAAATCGTACGTAAGCTGCCAACGAGTTATGTAGAAATTGAAGTCAACGCTCATTTCCATACACATATTCGTTCAGGGAAATCTGAATTTCATATCATTGGACAGGATTCTTCAGAATATCCACTACTTCCAGAAATTCAAGATAACCGGCAGTTTGCTATCCCAGCAGATCTCTTGAAATCACTTGTGCATGAAACCGTGTTTGCAATATCTACTTCTGAAAGTCGTCCCATTTTGACTGGGGTTCATTGGTCTTTGAAAAATGGAGAGCTAGTATGTGTAGCTACAGACAGTCACCGTCTGGCGCGCCGTAAAATGACATTGGAGCAACTTCCGATAGGAGAATTTAGCTCGGTGATTCCAGGAAAGAGTTTGAGTGAGCTAAGTAAAATTATTGGTGACTCCACACAATCAGTACATGTCATAATGACAAATCAACAAGTGCTATTTAAAACATCGAATGTATTGTTTTACTCACGTTTACTAGAAGGCAACTATCCTGATACGTCACGTTTAATTCCAACTGAATATAAAACGACAGTTACCATGGATGGAAAAGCATTGTATCAAGCAATCGATCGAGCCTCTCTAGTGGCACGAGAGGAACGGAATAATATTGTTCAATTTACATCTTTAGGAGACAATGTCGTTGAGATTTCCTCTAGCTCAGCTGAAGTTGGTACAGTGGAGGAAGAAATTTCGACCACATTGATTGAAGGGGAAGAGTTGAAAATTTCGTTCAGTGCGAAATATATGATGGATGCCTTAAAAGCAGTGGGGGGGCATGATGTAAAAGTCCAATTTACTGGTGTTATGCGTCCTTTCACACTAAAATCTGTTCATGATGATTCCGTTTTGCAGCTAATTGTTCCAGTGCGTACATATTAA
- a CDS encoding CaiB/BaiF CoA transferase family protein: MSILSGIRVLDLSHYIAGPFCSQILADHGADVIKIERPEGEVGRTSAPMDDDISLYFASENRNKRGIAIDLKSEKGKEIFTRLVKTADVLVTNYGANVPEKLGFDYDAISAVNPRISMVHITGFGQTGPYKNYGAYDGVIQSMSGLAELTGHPDGPPTYVGFFIADHIAGMQAALGTMFALFHRERTGHGRFVDISMLDGLVSLLGFSVAEAKLHGITSQRWGKTDRFELSKSFPTTDGYVFISNYLLASEKQWKDLTELIGKNEWGQSESPLYTKEGRFKRRETIEEAISQWTSEQTKLEAFQLLQQRGIASSPVNKLDEVFNNPQIKHREMIQTLKMGDKGGVPVPGAAIKIQDNPIAKFTPPPSLGEHSAEILTELGFTDQEIEDFQTNKIISVEKDTLAVHRN; this comes from the coding sequence GTGTCAATTTTATCTGGAATCAGAGTTTTGGATTTATCACATTATATTGCAGGACCATTCTGTAGCCAGATACTTGCAGATCATGGAGCTGACGTTATTAAGATTGAGCGACCAGAGGGGGAAGTCGGAAGAACTTCTGCCCCAATGGATGACGATATTAGTTTGTACTTTGCCTCGGAGAATCGTAATAAAAGAGGAATTGCAATTGATTTAAAAAGCGAAAAAGGCAAAGAGATTTTCACTCGTCTAGTCAAAACAGCTGATGTGTTAGTAACGAATTATGGAGCGAATGTACCTGAAAAATTGGGTTTTGATTATGACGCAATTTCAGCTGTGAATCCTAGAATTAGCATGGTTCATATTACAGGATTCGGACAAACAGGTCCTTATAAAAATTATGGAGCATATGATGGAGTCATTCAGTCAATGAGTGGGTTAGCAGAATTGACAGGGCATCCAGATGGTCCGCCGACATATGTCGGATTTTTCATAGCAGATCATATTGCTGGAATGCAAGCTGCTCTAGGTACGATGTTTGCCCTATTTCATAGGGAACGAACAGGACACGGGCGCTTTGTTGATATAAGCATGCTTGACGGACTAGTATCCTTATTAGGCTTCAGTGTTGCTGAGGCCAAGTTACACGGTATTACAAGTCAAAGATGGGGAAAGACAGATCGGTTTGAACTTTCGAAATCATTCCCTACAACAGATGGGTATGTATTCATCTCAAACTATTTATTAGCGTCTGAAAAACAATGGAAAGATTTAACTGAACTAATAGGGAAAAATGAGTGGGGTCAAAGTGAATCTCCTTTATATACGAAAGAGGGGAGATTTAAAAGAAGGGAAACAATAGAAGAAGCTATTTCTCAATGGACGAGTGAACAAACTAAACTTGAAGCATTTCAACTTTTACAACAAAGGGGAATTGCAAGTAGCCCCGTGAATAAGTTAGATGAGGTATTCAACAATCCTCAAATTAAGCATAGAGAAATGATCCAAACGTTAAAAATGGGAGATAAAGGCGGGGTTCCAGTTCCTGGAGCTGCCATTAAGATTCAAGATAATCCTATAGCTAAATTCACACCTCCACCAAGTCTCGGAGAACATTCAGCAGAGATTTTAACGGAGTTGGGCTTTACAGATCAAGAAATTGAGGACTTCCAAACAAACAAAATTATCAGTGTTGAAAAGGATACACTAGCGGTGCATAGAAATTAA
- a CDS encoding aminotransferase-like domain-containing protein: protein MLQEEKINNTQDFSEKFSHLQRSALQNTLIELRNPENLSFGLGLPNTKLFPSESFSKIGQELLNERKYFQYESPSLDLKKMIVKIMEKRGVECNENQILLTHGAQQGVSLLVNLLLSNQGTVVSEEIIFTEFLQTIKPYNTKLISVPSTDAEGIDVDALEDLLSNGLQPSLLYTISNGHNPLGINLSFEKKKKLALLAKKYSFPIIEDDPYGFLNYDGTDHSPLRSFENDWIFYVGSFSKILAPSLRTGWVVAPENIIDKLDILKDSSDLNTSTLSQHLISKYLKENDIFEHIDKINEEYSALRNTMVRAINSHFPSSIEFEIPSNGMFIWVRLPNEVNSLDLLKLTLSEVKVAFLPGEVFCATNPLIAKNCIRLNFTNFSHDQIETGIELLGSTIKKYIKDLKSL, encoded by the coding sequence ATGTTACAAGAGGAAAAAATTAACAATACACAAGATTTTTCAGAAAAATTTTCTCATTTACAAAGATCAGCTCTTCAAAATACTCTAATAGAGTTAAGAAACCCAGAGAATCTATCTTTCGGGTTAGGTCTACCTAATACCAAATTATTTCCCTCCGAATCGTTTAGTAAGATAGGACAGGAGCTTTTGAATGAAAGAAAATATTTTCAATATGAGAGTCCTTCACTGGATTTAAAAAAAATGATTGTTAAGATTATGGAAAAAAGAGGAGTAGAATGTAATGAAAATCAAATCTTGTTAACACATGGCGCTCAGCAAGGTGTTAGCTTATTGGTAAATTTATTATTGTCAAACCAAGGAACAGTTGTAAGTGAAGAAATTATTTTCACTGAATTCTTACAAACTATCAAACCCTACAATACTAAACTTATTTCTGTGCCCAGCACCGATGCTGAAGGTATAGATGTGGATGCTTTAGAAGATTTGTTAAGTAATGGATTACAGCCTTCTCTTTTATATACTATTTCAAATGGACATAACCCTTTAGGAATTAATTTATCATTTGAAAAGAAAAAAAAGCTCGCATTATTAGCTAAAAAATATTCGTTTCCAATTATTGAAGATGACCCCTATGGTTTTCTCAACTATGATGGTACTGACCATTCTCCATTACGTTCATTTGAAAACGATTGGATTTTTTATGTAGGTTCTTTTTCAAAAATTCTTGCCCCCAGCCTTCGTACTGGATGGGTTGTAGCACCAGAAAATATAATAGATAAACTCGATATATTAAAAGATAGTAGCGATTTAAATACGTCTACATTGAGTCAACATTTAATATCTAAATACCTTAAAGAAAATGATATCTTCGAACACATCGATAAAATAAACGAAGAGTATAGTGCTCTTCGTAATACTATGGTTAGGGCTATAAATTCCCACTTCCCTTCTTCTATTGAATTTGAAATTCCTTCCAACGGAATGTTCATTTGGGTAAGACTCCCAAATGAAGTAAATTCTTTAGATCTATTAAAACTTACTCTTTCAGAAGTTAAAGTTGCTTTTTTACCAGGAGAAGTTTTTTGCGCTACTAATCCTTTGATAGCTAAAAATTGTATAAGACTTAATTTCACGAATTTTTCACATGACCAAATTGAAACTGGAATAGAACTTCTAGGAAGTACTATAAAAAAATATATTAAAGATTTAAAATCTCTATAA
- a CDS encoding IS3 family transposase (programmed frameshift), which produces MDNKKENLLCPVKEERFQQSFKKQVVALYENGKSRQDIAREYELTASALDRWITQFKQSGSFKEKDNRPSVEQELIDLRKRNKQLEMEVDIFKASRADHGTKIDVIQENRHKYSVLAMCKVLKIARSTFYHDTGIAIQKEQEKLAEEQKLKDKIVVIFEENRKVYGTRKIKDALKKAGLTVSRRRIGRLMDELGIQSKYTKPSYKPMSTPPNETSVRNVLNRAFNVDKEMSVLVSDLTYVRVGGNWNYICFLIDLYNREIVGYSVGEQKDAALVQRAFKSVRYPLQNVKMFHTDRGSEFKNVGIDELLSTFKIKRSLSQKGNPYDNAVAEATFKILKTELINGSHYPTLEQLSLELFDYVNWYNNIRSHSKLGYLSPVAYKNLALNKVV; this is translated from the exons ATAGATAACAAGAAGGAGAATCTACTATGTCCAGTAAAAGAAGAACGTTTTCAACAGAGTTTTAAAAAACAAGTGGTGGCCCTATATGAAAATGGAAAAAGCCGTCAAGATATTGCCCGAGAATATGAATTAACCGCGTCTGCTTTAGACAGATGGATTACGCAATTCAAACAGTCAGGCTCCTTTAAAGAGAAAGACAACCGACCTTCGGTTGAGCAAGAACTGATTGACTTGCGTAAGAGAAACAAACAACTCGAAATGGAAGTCGACATTT TTAAAGCAAGCCGCGCTGATCATGGGACGAAAATAGATGTGATTCAAGAAAATCGTCACAAATATTCTGTATTAGCAATGTGTAAAGTCCTAAAAATAGCTCGTAGCACTTTTTATCATGACACGGGAATAGCCATTCAAAAAGAACAAGAAAAGCTAGCTGAAGAGCAAAAATTAAAAGATAAAATAGTAGTGATTTTCGAAGAGAATCGTAAAGTATATGGAACCAGAAAAATAAAAGATGCTTTAAAAAAGGCTGGTTTAACAGTCTCTAGACGACGTATTGGTCGATTAATGGACGAACTAGGAATTCAATCGAAATATACAAAACCATCCTATAAACCAATGTCTACCCCTCCAAATGAAACATCAGTTCGAAATGTATTAAATCGAGCATTTAACGTTGATAAAGAGATGTCTGTGTTAGTAAGTGACTTAACGTATGTGAGAGTAGGAGGAAACTGGAATTATATTTGTTTTTTAATCGATTTATATAACAGAGAAATCGTCGGGTATAGTGTCGGAGAACAAAAGGACGCAGCTCTAGTTCAGCGTGCCTTTAAGTCTGTTAGATATCCTCTGCAAAACGTAAAAATGTTCCATACAGATCGTGGATCTGAATTTAAAAATGTTGGTATCGATGAATTATTAAGTACATTTAAGATTAAGCGATCTCTAAGTCAAAAAGGAAATCCTTATGATAATGCGGTGGCAGAAGCGACTTTTAAGATTTTAAAAACAGAACTCATCAACGGGTCGCACTACCCTACACTTGAACAGCTGTCTCTTGAACTTTTCGATTATGTCAATTGGTACAATAATATCCGGTCGCACAGTAAACTGGGTTATCTAAGTCCGGTCGCTTATAAAAACTTAGCCCTTAATAAAGTTGTTTGA
- a CDS encoding IS3 family transposase yields MENFFGILKTELLYLQEFDSIEHFLTELDDYIGYYNEKRIKTKLKDMSPVA; encoded by the coding sequence ATAGAGAATTTTTTTGGCATTTTGAAGACCGAACTGCTTTATCTACAAGAATTCGATAGCATCGAACACTTTCTAACAGAACTGGATGACTACATCGGGTACTACAACGAAAAACGGATAAAAACAAAATTAAAAGACATGAGCCCAGTAGCATAG
- a CDS encoding IS3 family transposase (programmed frameshift), with protein MPRKFFNDIEIKSLSNNPYVKSVSSKGITYTDEFKRILIAESNSGKLPRTIFEENGFDIEVLGIVRVQRAASRWRTAYKKEGVLGLQDTRRGNSGRPTQKELSLEEKNARLEAQIQLLRAENELLKKLDMMERGLKRVKVSAESKFLLIRSVIEKYELKNMVFFLCEISGVSRSGYYNYFSSESRERRDQREKKDLIIKENILKAFHFKRRSKGARSIKMTLEGQFHITYNLKRIRRIMKKYKIVCPIRRANPYKKMLKATQEHSVLPNLLNREFKQEIPGKVLLTDITYLYYGEGKKAYLSTIKDSSTNEILAYNVSNRLTLDLATDTLIKLKKNKRVKFANGAFIHSDQGSHYTSPTFQKHVKKLGLGQSMSRRGNCWDNAPQESFFGHFKDETYIKQCNSLEELKKEIKNYMTYYNNFRYQWNLKKMTPVEYRNHLHNVA; from the exons ATGCCAAGAAAATTCTTTAATGATATAGAAATAAAAAGCCTGTCCAATAATCCTTATGTTAAATCTGTTAGTTCGAAGGGTATTACGTATACAGATGAGTTTAAGAGAATTCTTATAGCTGAAAGTAATAGCGGAAAACTGCCAAGAACGATATTTGAGGAGAATGGTTTTGATATTGAAGTACTTGGTATAGTTAGAGTACAAAGGGCAGCTTCTAGATGGCGTACTGCTTATAAAAAAGAAGGAGTATTGGGACTTCAAGATACACGTAGAGGAAATTCGGGGAGACCAACTCAAAAGGAGCTTTCACTAGAAGAAAAGAATGCTAGATTAGAAGCACAAATTCAATTGTTGAGAGCTGAAAACGAGTTATTAAAAAAGTTAGACATGATGGAAAGGGGGCTGAAG CGAGTAAAAGTATCTGCCGAATCGAAGTTTCTTTTAATTCGATCAGTTATTGAAAAGTACGAACTTAAAAACATGGTGTTTTTTTTATGTGAGATTTCAGGAGTGTCACGCTCTGGTTATTATAATTACTTTTCTTCAGAATCACGAGAAAGAAGAGATCAGCGAGAGAAAAAAGATTTGATTATAAAAGAAAATATCTTGAAAGCTTTTCACTTTAAACGACGCAGTAAAGGTGCTCGTTCGATTAAGATGACGTTAGAAGGACAATTTCATATTACATACAATTTAAAACGAATCCGAAGGATCATGAAGAAGTACAAGATTGTATGCCCTATTAGAAGGGCCAATCCTTATAAGAAGATGTTGAAAGCTACCCAAGAACACTCGGTACTGCCGAATTTACTAAATCGAGAATTCAAACAAGAAATTCCAGGGAAAGTCTTGCTTACTGACATTACTTATTTATATTACGGAGAGGGAAAAAAGGCTTATTTGTCTACTATTAAAGATAGTTCTACGAATGAAATATTGGCCTATAACGTTTCCAATCGACTAACACTAGATTTAGCTACTGATACATTAATAAAGTTAAAGAAGAATAAACGAGTTAAGTTTGCTAATGGTGCCTTTATTCACTCAGATCAAGGAAGCCACTATACTAGTCCAACTTTTCAAAAACACGTAAAAAAACTAGGGTTAGGGCAATCAATGTCTAGAAGAGGAAACTGTTGGGACAACGCTCCACAGGAATCTTTCTTTGGCCATTTTAAAGATGAAACATATATAAAACAGTGTAATTCATTAGAAGAACTTAAAAAGGAAATAAAAAATTATATGACATACTATAATAATTTCAGATATCAATGGAACTTAAAGAAGATGACTCCTGTTGAATACAGAAATCATCTTCACAATGTGGCATGA
- a CDS encoding Cap15 family cyclic dinucleotide receptor domain-containing protein has product MHEYTVISHPRHKILFYLALMSVGLTSILSLLFNKIIAFILPTFMLSFSVSIFTVFLIFYWLFNHFFWKNKFFSKTMKFPNLSGKWDCDAISNNIALQQEFPWKGSITITQSWDKILIILKTTTSTSESKSVVGGINYVEGKGYEVSYHYNNTPNIAEAELKKHEGFCVLCFSEDLKTAEGYYFNNIKERTSYGVMKLRKEAAE; this is encoded by the coding sequence ATGCACGAATATACAGTAATTAGCCACCCGAGACATAAGATATTATTTTATCTTGCATTAATGTCGGTTGGATTAACTTCTATTTTATCATTGCTGTTTAACAAAATCATTGCGTTTATTTTACCAACATTCATGTTGTCCTTTAGTGTAAGTATTTTTACAGTTTTTCTAATTTTTTATTGGTTATTCAATCATTTTTTTTGGAAGAACAAGTTTTTTTCTAAAACAATGAAATTTCCTAATCTATCAGGTAAGTGGGATTGTGACGCAATCTCGAATAACATAGCACTGCAACAAGAATTTCCTTGGAAAGGATCAATAACAATTACACAGTCATGGGATAAAATATTAATAATTTTAAAGACTACAACTTCCACTTCTGAATCAAAAAGTGTAGTCGGTGGAATTAATTATGTTGAAGGTAAAGGATATGAAGTTTCATATCACTACAATAATACTCCAAATATAGCGGAGGCAGAGTTGAAAAAACATGAAGGTTTTTGTGTACTCTGTTTTTCAGAAGATTTAAAAACAGCTGAGGGATATTATTTTAACAATATAAAAGAGCGTACATCTTATGGAGTGATGAAATTAAGAAAAGAGGCTGCTGAATGA
- a CDS encoding thiolase family protein, whose translation MNRVDNSVSMKDAVIVGVSRTSVGKMRGTLANFSAVELGAMAMKNVVEEHKVNPQDIDEIIMGNLFDSHSFNFARVAALEAGFPIEVPAITIDRQCASSLNAVAWAAMLVSSGQCEVVLAGGVESHSQKPFYVKSPEKAYPDKLEFLSGQTTNEEYGNPSMIATAENLAEMYNISRQDCDEFALASHLKAEAAWQRGFYYAETFPIHIPQRKGETKVFQKDECIRPETNLEVLSKLNPVMSEDGVVTAGNSSPLNDGASAVLIMSRAKAEEYGLEPLAKIGASASAGVDPSIMGIGPVYSTRKLLKKTGLSIDDFDIIEINEAFAAQSLACIRELGIDIDKVNPNGGAIAIGHPNAASGGILVARTAREMYERDLSRGLITFCVGGGQGFSLILERA comes from the coding sequence ATGAATAGAGTAGATAATTCAGTAAGTATGAAAGACGCTGTAATAGTGGGAGTTTCTAGAACATCGGTTGGGAAAATGCGCGGTACTCTCGCTAACTTTTCAGCCGTAGAGCTCGGAGCGATGGCAATGAAAAATGTTGTAGAAGAACATAAGGTGAATCCACAGGATATTGATGAGATTATCATGGGGAATTTATTCGATAGTCATTCTTTTAACTTTGCGCGAGTTGCAGCACTTGAAGCAGGTTTCCCTATCGAAGTACCCGCAATCACAATTGACCGCCAATGTGCGAGTTCACTTAATGCGGTAGCATGGGCAGCAATGCTAGTATCTTCTGGTCAATGCGAAGTTGTATTAGCGGGCGGGGTTGAAAGTCACTCCCAAAAGCCGTTCTATGTAAAAAGTCCAGAGAAGGCGTATCCGGATAAGCTTGAGTTTCTATCAGGTCAAACAACCAATGAAGAATATGGGAATCCTTCTATGATTGCCACTGCAGAAAATCTCGCGGAGATGTATAACATTTCTAGACAGGATTGTGATGAATTTGCGCTTGCAAGTCATTTGAAAGCGGAGGCTGCGTGGCAGAGAGGATTTTACTATGCTGAGACATTTCCTATTCATATACCACAGAGAAAAGGAGAAACAAAGGTTTTCCAAAAAGATGAATGCATTAGGCCAGAAACAAATCTTGAAGTGCTATCAAAGCTAAACCCAGTTATGAGTGAGGATGGAGTAGTGACAGCAGGAAACTCTTCGCCGTTAAATGACGGTGCTTCGGCAGTTCTTATTATGAGTAGAGCGAAAGCGGAAGAATATGGATTAGAACCTTTGGCGAAAATCGGAGCATCTGCATCTGCAGGTGTTGACCCTTCAATCATGGGAATAGGACCCGTTTACTCCACACGAAAATTACTAAAGAAGACAGGATTGTCAATTGATGACTTTGATATCATTGAAATAAATGAAGCATTTGCGGCACAATCACTTGCGTGTATACGCGAGCTAGGCATTGATATCGATAAAGTGAATCCAAATGGAGGGGCTATCGCGATTGGACATCCAAATGCCGCTTCCGGAGGCATTCTTGTCGCAAGAACAGCTAGAGAAATGTACGAGAGAGATTTATCGAGAGGGCTAATTACTTTTTGCGTTGGTGGAGGACAAGGATTTTCTTTAATCTTAGAAAGAGCATAA